GGGAGGCAAAGCATCGACCGGCCGCCGCTGTGGATGTCGCAGACGACGTCCGCGATCGGGAAGAGGACGCGGGTCAGGTAATCGGCGAGTTGCCGGTCGAGCGCGCCTGAGGGCGAGCCGGGAAAACTCCGGTTGAGGTTGGCCCCGCTCGGCCAGAGCCGCGTGTAGGCGCGCGACGCTTCCGGGGAAAGACAGGGCAGGATGATCAGCCGGCCCTGCACGTCCTCCGGCCGCGTATCCCTGGCGAGATTGAGGGCCGCGATCTGGCCCTCCGGTTCGTCCCCATGCACGCCGCCCGTGACGAGCACGGTGGGCCCGCGGGCGCCGGCGATGCAGATCAGGGGGAGGTACAGGTTCGACCATCCGCTCTCGTTGGTCGAGCGGGGTATCTGGAGCTGGCCGACCTGCTTGCCGGGCCTGCCGTAGTCGACGGTAGAAATCACCGGAGACAGGCCCACGATGCCCTACGCGTCACGGAGCTGGGGATCGAGGACATCCCGCAGACCGTCTCCCAGGAAATTGAATCCGAGCACGACGATCATGATCGCCAGCCCCGGCGCGATGGCCAGCCAGGGCGCCCGCTCCATGTACGAACGCGAGGCGTTGAGCATGCTGCCCCACGACGGCTCGGGGGGCTGCGTGCCCAGCCCCAGGAAGCTCAGCGCGGCCTCGGTGAGAATCGCCGTCGAGAGGTACACCGTCGTCAACACGATCAGCGGCGCCGTAATGTTGGGGAGCAGATGCCGGAGGATGATGCGGGTGTCTCTGATCCCCAGGCTCCGCGCCGCTTCGACATAGGGCAGGCTTAAGACGCTGAGGGTCGATCCCCGAACGACGCGCGCGAACGCGGGAGTATAGACGATGCCAATCGCGATCATCGCATTGGTCCGGCTGGGACCGAGCAGCCCCGCGATCACGATCGCGAGCACAATGCCGGGAAAGGCGAACATGATGTCGACGATCCGCATCAGCGCGGCGTCGACGGTTCGGCCGTAGAATCCGGCCACGATCCCGATGATCGTCCCGGTGACGAGCGCGATCACGACCGAGATCATCCCCACCTGCAGCGAGACCTGGGCGCCGTGGATGATCCGGCTCAGTTCGTCCCGGCCGAGCTCGTCCGTCCCGAACGGCTGCGCAGCCGTCGGCGCCAGGAGGCGGCGGGAAGCCTGACTCGCGTAATCGGTCCGCCAGGCCAGCGGCCCGACAAGCGCGACCAGCACGGTCGCCAGAATGATCACCGCGCCGATGATCCCGATGGTGTTCCGCCGCACGCGCGACAGCTGCGCCCACAGCCTCGGCAGCGTAGGCCTGACGCGCCCACCCACGGGCAACTCGAGCGCCGGCTGGGCGCTCATGCCTGCTCGATCCTGGGATCGAGCACTCCGTAGAGGAGGTCGACCAGCAGGTTGACGACCACGAACACGGAGGCGAGGAAGAGCGCGGCGAACTGGATGACCGTGTAATCGCGGCTGAAGATGCCCTGCACCAACGTGTAGCCCATCCCGGGGAGGCCGAAGATCACCTCGACGATCGTGGCCCCGCCGATCAGCGTACCGACCTGAAATCCGATCACGGTGATCACAGGGATCAGCGAGTTCCGGAGGGCGTGCCGGAACATCACCGATCGCGACGGCGCGCCTTTGGCACGCGCGGTACGGATATAATCCTGCCGCAGCACCTCGAGCATGCTGGCCCGCGTCATGCGCATCACCGTGGCCATGAGGTACACAGAGATGGCCAGGGCGGGAATCGCCATCTGCTGGAGGTTCCCGAACACGTCTTGCCAGGGCGGAATCCAGGTCACCGGCGGGATCCAGTGGAGGAACAAGGAGGTTGCCAGCAGTGCTAGGGTCGCGAACCAGAAGTTGGGAACCGAGAGACCGATCAGCCCCCCGACGCGCGCCGCGAAGTCCAGCGACGTGTTCGGCCTCACCGCCGACACGACCCCGAGCGGGATGCCCACCACTGTTGCCGTCACCGCCGCCAGCACCGCCAATTCGACCGTGATCGGGATGGCCCGGGTCATGATCGTCGCCACCGGCTCTCCGCTGGTCAACGACTGCCCCAGCGAGCCGGTCACCACGCCGCCGACGAATTTGAGGTACTGGACCGGCAGCGGATCGGCCAGGCCGAGCGCCTTGCGGACGGCCTGCTTGGCGCTGGCGGTTGCGCCCGAGTCTCCCGTGAACATCGCGTCGACGACGTCGCCGGGAAGCAGGCGGACCATCGCAAAGATCAGGATCGACATCCCGACGAGCGTCGGGATGAGGAACAGCAGACGGCGGAGCGCATACCGGGCCATCGCGTGCGTCCTCGGCTAGCCCTCCCTCTCGGGGGACCCCCCACAAGGGGGGGCGGGCCGCCTCAGACAGGCCCCGCCGCTCGCGATGGTCAATCGACCCATGCCTCGATCAGGCCGCGCTCCGTGCTCTCGTAGCCGACGTACATGCCGTGCAACCGCTTGCGCACGACAAAATAGTACACCGGATTGACCAGCGGCATCGCGGGCCACTCGGTCAGCACAATCTCCTGCAGGCGCCGGTAGATTGGGAGCCGTTTCGACGGATCGGGCGTGTGGAGCCCCTGAAAGTACAGGTCGGTGAGTTCCTGGTTGTTGTAGCCGCCTTGATACCAGGCCTTGTAAATCGCGCCGCTTGGGTCGAAATCCGCAAAGAACCCGCTCGGATCCCCGCGCATGCCGCGGCCGGTGGACTGCCACTCGAACTCACCGCGGCCGTTGTTCCGGGCGAAGGTGCCGATCTCGAGCGGCTGCACGGTCACATTGATGTTGATCAACCTGAGTTGCTCTTTGATCACCTCGGCGTTCTGGGTGTAGTCCGTTGGGTGGGCAATTGATTGCAGTGTCACCGAGAAGCCGCCGGCAAACCCCGCTTCAGCCATCAGGGCCTTGGCCTTAGGGACGTCGTACCGTTCCCACTTGAGCTTCAGGGCGTCCTGGGAGAGCGGCCACGGCCCGTATCCATTCGGGATCTTACTGGTGTAGACGGCGTCACCGCCATAGACCTTCTCGATGATCTGCTGGCGGTTGATCGCCGCGCTCACGGCCTGGCGGACCTTGACGTTGTTCCATGGCTTCCCATCGCCTTTGATGGCGAACTCCACCTCCCTAAAGACGGCGGTGAACCCCTTCAGAATCTGAAGGGACGCGTCCCCGACAAGGGAGGCTGCCGAATCGGCGGTCAACTGGGCCCCATCGATCGCCCCTGAGCGGAGCCCGGCCACCCTGGCCTGCTCGTCCTGGAGCACCTTCATCGTGATCTCGTCGAGATAGGGCAACGGCGTCCGCCAGTAGTCCTTGAACCGGGTGAGTCGCGTGTGATCGTTGGGGATGTATTCCTCCAGCTTGAACGGCCCGGTGCCGTCCATATGGGTCCGCAGATCCGCCTTGTCGTAGAGGCCCTTGGGGATGATCCAGGAGTACCGCCCCCACCCCAGGTAGCCCAACATTGTCGCATCAGGCTCGGCCATATTGACCCGCACCGTGTACTTGTCGACGGGCACGACGCTCGCGATCTTCGGATAGAAGGCCTGCGTCACCCCAGGCGGCGGCGGGGTCTTCTGCAGTTCGAGCGAGTACTTGACGTCGTCTGCGTCCAGCTCCTTGCCGCTGTGGAATTTGATGCCCTTGCGGAGCTTAAAGATGTAGGTTTTGTCGTCGGGAATCTGCCACGATTCGGCCAGGCCCGGCTGAATATTGATGCGGCGGTCCCACCGCAGCAGGGACTCGTAGACGAGCGAGGTGATCTCGAAGTTCGATCCGTTGACGGAGCCGAAGGGGATCATCGCCACCGGATCCGACGTCATCCCCCACGTGATCTTGCCGCCCCGCTTGGGGGTTTCGGCAGCCAGAGCGTCCCGCGCGCGCCCCACCAGTTCGCCGCCGGCCAATCCGGCGCCGACGAGCGCCCCCGCGCGGGCGAGGAGGTCGCGCCGGGTCACGCGGCGGTCGCGGAGCCAGCGGTCCCCGGATGTTTTACGCGCGTTCTGCTGTCCCATAGTTGTCCTCCTCCTGGGCGTGCTCATGCCCGCCTTTCGCAGTCATCGAGCAGTCTCCTTCCGCTGCAGATCCTGAAGGGCCGTGACCGTCCCTTCGATGACCCGGCCGGCCGCGTCGGGAGTGAAAGGAGACGTGTCTACCTCGTATCCCCCGCGCGGGTATTCCTCCGGTACGGGAATGTATCCCGACCACCCACCCACGTACCCCCCGAACCACGTGTGTGGGAATGGCGATCGCGACTTGATGGCGAGCCCGATCTCGGCGAACGGTTCAGCCGGAATGCCGGCCAACACCGCCGGCCCGATCTGAAGCAGGTGCAGTTCGACCGGCAACTCGGACCGACCCGCGAAGGCTTGAGAGCGCGCTTGGGTCATCGCCGCCCGCTTGGTCGCGAAAGTCGCCGCCTCCACTTCCGACGCGGGGGCTTGGCGATGCACCAGATCGTTGAGACGCTGGCGGGCCGCCTCGGCCTGCGCCTCCGCGTCGGCGAGCGGAAGCTGCGGCCGGAGCGGCAGCCGTAACTCGCGGGTCACCACCCGCACCCTGGGCTCGGGCTCAGGTTCGGGCACGCCCTTCCACTTGCCCAAGGGCGCTCCCGACTCCCACACGCGCTCGTGACGGAACCGCACCGGCGGGATCTGGAGGCCGAGGTACACTCGGGCCGCCTCGGATCCCACCAGCCCCCCGATCCTGCGAATCACCCCGGGGTCGTCGGTGAAGCCATCCGGCCCGGGGCCCACGTTTCCCGTCGCGCCCTGCGCAAACAGGCAGACCGCTCCGGTGATCCCCTCGACCGTGCGCTTGAGGTGACCGGGCCAATCGGCGCTGAAGCGCCGGTTGGTCGGCCCCATCGTGGTCGGGTGCATCGTGTACCCAACGACCGCCGCCAGTGGGCGTCCATCGCCGCCGTCGATCCGGAGGACGAACACCTCGGGGTCGATAATGCCGTCGAAGTTGACCCCGGTCGCCATGCGTCCGTCGGGCGCCCGCTCACGCCGGTTCACGGCGACACGGCTCTCCCCAGCGCCCGCGGCGACGCGCGCCGGGCGGAGCCCGCGGAGCGCCGTCACAGCGGCGCTCGCGGCAAGGTCCGGCAGGTTCTCGTAGTATCGTCTGAGCGCGGCGGTGCCCTCCTTCATCCATGCCCACGTGCTGGGGGGCGGACCCGCATGGTTGTGCGTCTCGGTCACCCGAACCTTCTCCGGAGCCACCCCGAGGACGCGCGCGACCTCGGCCCGAATCGCCCGCGCGTCATCCGTGGTCACCGCGACCAGATCGACGTCGACGATCGCCGCCATCTCCCCGTCCTCGGTGAGCACGAGGACGGTGGCCCACAGGTCGGTCTCGACGCCATCGGCGAACAGGTGCGTCTGAGCGCCCCATCCGGCGTGCGGCACCGTGAGCGGAGGCGTGATCGTTGAGCGGCCGACGCCGGCGCGGAACGCGGTGGTCGTCACGCGGTGCCTCCGAGCAGCGTCTCCTGCGCGACGGCGACGCTCTCTCCCAGGATGCCGCACATCTCATCGACGTCCTGCGCGGTCACGATGAGCGGCGGGGCCAGGACGGCGAACTCGTTGCCGCACCGGAGCAGCAGCCCCCGCTCGCGCGCCGCCCGCTCGACGAGCTTGCCCGGCCGCACCTGCGCCGGGAACGAAGCGCCGGACGCCCGGTCCTGGACGAACTCGACGCCTTGGAACAATCCCGCGCCCCGAACGTCGCCGATCAGCCTGAACCGTTCCCCGAGTTCGGCGAGACGGGCCCGGAGCCGCTCCCCCTGCCGCCGCGCGTTCCCGACGATGTCCCGCTCGATCATCTGCGTGACCGCGGCGACGCCCGCCGCGCACGCCACCGGGTTGCCGGCATAGGTGTGACCGTGGTGGAACTGCCGGTTCTCCTCCGCCTCGCCGTAAAAGGCGTCGGCGACGCGATCGCGGATCAGGATCGCAGCCAGCGGCGCGTAGCCGCCGCTCATCCCCTTGCCGCAGCACGTGATATCAGGGGGCGCCTCATAATACTGGGACCCAAACATCGTGCCGAGACGGCCGAAGCCGGTGATGATCTCGTCGTAGATGAGGACGATGTTGTGGCGCGTGCACACCTCGCGCAACCGCGGCAGGTAATCCGGCGGCGGCACGATGAACCCGGCGGAGGACACGGCGATGGGCTCAACGATCACCGCGGCGACGGTCTCCGGATCCTCCGCCTCGATCGTGCGCTCCACGAGCGTCACGCAGGTCCGGCCGCACCCCGGGTAGGTCTGATCGAACGGGCACCGGTAGCAGTACGGCGGGTGGACATGGATGAAGCCGACCCCGAGCGGCTCGTACATCGACTTACGGTCTCGCCCGCCGCCGGCGGAGAGCGCGCCCATCGTGCCCCCGTGATAGGAGGCGTACCGGCTGACGATCTTGTACTTGCGCGGATGGCCGGTCTGCTGATGGTACTGGCGCGCCAGCTTCATCGCCGATTCCGTCGCCTCCGACCCCCCGCTGAGCAGCTTCACCGCCCCCACGCCTTCGGGCGCGATCCGGAGGAGCAGTTCGGTCAGCTTGAGGGCCGGGAGGGTCGTGCTGTGCAGCGGAGGGGCGAACGCCAGCTGCCGGGCCTGCGCCGTCATCGCCTCGATGACAGGCATGTTGCCGTGCCCAAGGCTCGCGACGAAGACCCCGGACAGCCCGTCGATGAACCGGCGGCCGGTCGTATCGGTCAGGCGAATCCCCTCGCCTCCTACGAAGACAAGCGGATCCTTGGCGAACTCCCGCATCTGCATGAAATCGAGAAAGAGATTGGGAATCGTCTGCATCACGTCCACGGCTGCGCCTCCTGCTAGCGGTCCGTTCGGTACCGCTCGACCACCTCGTCGTTGAGCTCCACCCCGAGGCCCGGTGTCTGGGGGATCCTGGCGACCCCCTGGGCCACCTGCACGTCGGTTCGAACGAGGTCACGGCGCAGCGGCGACTCCGCCACCGTGTACTCGACGAACGGAATCTCGGCCAGCGTCGCGGCGAAGTGCAGGGTCGCGGCCACCAGAATACCCGACTTCCAGGCGTGCGGGACGCACAGGGCGTGATTGGCCGCGGCGAGGTCGGCGATACGCCGGCACTGCGTGAACCCACCGGCGCGGGCCAGATCCGGCTGGATGACATCGAGATGGCCGATCTCCAGCAGGTCGCGGAACGCCGTCGCGAGCGTTTCCTGCTCCCCCGTCGCGATACGCATCCCCCGGGCCGCGGCGGTCAGCCGCGCCCAACCGGCGAGGTCGTCGCTGGCCAGGGCCTCCTCGAGCCAGAACGGCTGGTACTCGGAAAACGCGTCCACCCGCCGGATCGCTTCTCGCACGGTCCAGCAGGCCCCGGCGTCGACGAGCAGCGCGGCATCGCCGATGGCCTCCCGGGCCGTCCGCACCAGCGTAACGTCGGTGGCCAGATCCGGGCCCATCGGTCCCCACCCAAACTTGACGGCCCGGTACCCCTCCGCGATGTGGCGCCGGGCGCGCTCCCGCATCAAGCCCAAATCCGCTTCGAAGAGCATGCTGGCGTAGACGGGCATCGTCTCGCGCCGTGCGCCGCCCAACAGGGTGTGGACGGGAACCCCGAGCGCCTTGCCCTTGATGTCCCAGAGGGCGATGTCGACCGCGCTCATCGCCTCGATGGTGACCCCGCCGCGGCCCATCCACAGCGTACCGTTGTACATCTTGTCCCACAGCCGCTCCGTGTGGAGCGGGTCCTCCCCGACGAGCATGCCGGCGAGGCCGCGAGACCGCATCCATGACTCCGGCGCGTCGACGAGCGCCCTGACGACCGCAGGAGACGAGTCCGCTTCCCCCACCCCTGTGATCCCGGCATCCGTATGGACGCGCACGATGACGTCGTCCTGGATCCCGTCCGCGCGGGTCCAATCCAGATCGGGAATCCGCAGCGGGATCGCTTCGACCTTCGTGATCTTCATGCCGCCTCCTCAAAGGCCCGCTGGCGCGATGACGCCAGGTGGAGGGCGGGGGCGGCCCGACGGCCGCCCCCTCGCCGCACAAGTCTACTTGGTCACGACGGGCCAGTACCACATGTTCCTGAGGCTGAGGCCTCCGTCTTCCAGGACCTTGGGGATCCCGTCCCGCTTCCCGCGCAGTTCGTCGATCGCGCGCGAAATCGCGAAGTTGAGATCGATGTCGTCCTTCCGGATCCCGTATCGAGCATACCCGTACTCTTCAAGCGAAGGGGAGTAGCCGCTGGCGAACTCGATCGGCACGCCGGGATGGTTCTTGATGAACAGGCCGACTTTGATGTCGTCCTCCATCGACACGTCAATGCGCCCCGCCACCAAATCGGCAAACTCCGCCTCGTTCGTGGTGTAGAGTTTGAGCTCTTTCAGGTCCTTGCGCTTCCCGAGGAGATCGTGGTTGAAGCTGCCGCGGACAGTCCCCACGATCTTGCCCGCGAGATCAGCCGCGGTGTGAATGCTCTTGGGATTCCCCTTGTGGACGGCGAGCGATGAGCCGTACCAGTAGGCCGGGCTGGTGAAATCGATCACCGCCAGCCGCTTCGGGTTCTCGTGGATGTTATCGGCGGCGACGTCCCAGCGCTTCGAGATCAGCCCGGGAATCATCGCGTCGAACTGAACGATCTGCCAGGAGACCTTCTCGATCCCGAGGAGCTTGGTGATCATCCGGAAGATCTTGACATCGAGGCCATCGAACTCTTTGGTCTTCTCATCCTGGTACGTGAACGGGTAATCGTTGGCGATCCCGATCACGATGCCTTCGCGAAGGACGCGTTTGAAGGAGCCATCGCCCCCCGTGAACGAGCCGACGCCCCCGATCCCCCCCACCCCTGCGGTGACCGGGAACGATGTAGCGACCACAAAGAGCACCGCGAGGAACACGAACACCATTCCCCGAGTCTTACCCTGCATCCCGTCATCCCCCCTTTCTCATCTGACTGACTGAGCCGACGTTGCCGGCCTTACTGTCCCATCGGTATTGCCGTTCAGGACCGCGATCGTTTCACCCGGGCCGCGGCGGGCGTCTGGTCACGCGAGAATCGGCGCCGCTCCCATCCGGCCTCGAACAGATTGAAGAAGCCTTGGACGTATGGGTGCTCCCTGGCGGCGTCTTCATTGAAGTCGGCGCCGATCCCCGGGCCGGACGGCAGCGGGAGACACCCGTCCACCACGCGCGGGACCCCGCTGAAGACGTCCCAAAGCCAGGACTCTTGGAAATCGTCGAACACCTCGAGAATCTTGAAGTTGGTCATCGCCGCGCAGGCATGGGCGGTGGCGGCCGTGCAGAACGGGCTGTTCGCGTTGTGCGGGGCGACCGTGATGTAGTGGGCGTCGGCCATCGCGGCGATCTTCTTCAGCCCTAGGAAGCCTCCGGCGTGAGCGATATCCGGTTGGACGATATCCGGCACAACGTGCTGAAAGAGCCGCCCGTACTCGACGTGGCCGAAGACCCGCTCTCCCGTGGCGATGGGCACGGGGCTCCCCGCCACGACTCGGCGAAGCGCTTCCATGTTCTCCGGGGGCACCGGCTCTTCAAACCACGTCGGCCGGTACGGGGCCAGCGCGCGCGCCAGCGCAAGCGCTGTGGCAGGCGTGAAGCGGCCATGGCCCTCCACGTGGATCTCGAAGCGCGGGCCGACCGCGTCCCGAATCGCGGCCACGATCTCGACGCTGCGGTCGAACTCCTCCGGCTCGAGCTCGTAGAAGCCCGGGCCGAAAGGGTCCACCTTGAGCGCGGTGTACCCCTTGCGCCGCACGCCCTTGCTCAGGCGGGCGAAGTCGGCCGGGGCGCGGGTCTCCGTCTGGTACCATCCGTTGGCGTAGGCCTTGAGCCGATCCCAACAGGTCCCGCCCAGCAATTGGTACACCGGCTGGCCGGTGACCTTACCCAAGATGTCCCAGCAGGCCATCTCCACGGCGCTCAGGCCGCTCATCGCAACGACGCCCCCGCGCCAGAACTCGTCGCGGTACATATGATTGACGAGGTCTTCGATGCGAAGCGGGTTGGCGCCCAAGACGAATCGCTGAAAGAGACCCTGCAAGTATCCCACCACGCCCTCTTCGCGGTTTTGCGTGGTGGCCTCGCCGACACCGTAGACACCCTCATCGGTGGTGACTTTCACCATGATGAGGTTGCGCCAGCTGGTGCCGATGACGACCGTGCGCGCATCGCTGATCCGCATGCCGCGTCTCCTCACCCTCACCAGTCGGCGACTGCGCCGTCATCGTAGAAGTAGCGCATCAGCGGCTCCTGGGTCATTGGGTACTTCGTCGTCTTGCGCTCATCAATATTGATGCCGAGCCCAGGACGGGTCGGCGGGAGCATGTACCCCGCGTCTCGCTCCAGGGGCTGGTCGACGATGTCGTCTCGCCAGTGCACGTCCGCCCGCATCTGTTCCTGGATGAGAAAGTTAGGGGTGGACAGGGCAAAGTGAAGACAGGCGGCCTGGGCCACCGGCCCCCCGGGGTTGTGCGGCGCTACCGAAATGTAGTAGGGCTCCGCCATCGCAGCGATCTTCTTCAGTTCCGAAAGTCCCCCGCAGTGCCCGACGTCAGGCTGCAGCACGGCGCACGCCCGCTGCTCCAGCAGGGGGCGGAATTGGAACCGGGTCACCAGCCGCTCCCCGGTGGCCACGGGGCACGGCTGCTGGCGCGCCACCTCCGCCATCGCCTCCACGTTCTCGGGCAGGCACGGTTCTTCAATGAAAAGGGGCGCGTACGGGGCGACCGCCCGACCGTACTGGATCCCCATCGCGGGGGTGGTGCGGCCGTGAAAGTCGAGCATGATGTCCACACCGTCACCCACCGCGTGCCGCAACGCCCCCATCAGCCGCTCCACGAGCTTCACCGGCTTCGGCCCGTCGAGGGGGGCGGTTCGGGGAACGCACACCGCTTTCACCGCAGTATAGCCCTGCTCCACGGACGTCCGCGCATGCGAGGCGACCTCTTCTGGGTCAAACGACTCGTAGACGGCGTCCGTGTGCCCGCCCCCCAGGTGATCGTACAGGCGCACCCGGTCGCGCACGGCCCCACCGAGGAGTTGGTAGGTAGGCACCCCGTGCACTTTGCCGGCGATATCCCACAAGGCCTGATCCACGCCGCTCGCGGCGCTCATCGCCACGATCCCGCCGCGGAAGAAGCCTTGGCGGCTCATGACCTGCCACAGATGCTCGATGCGGAGAGGATCCTCCCCGACGAGAAACACGGCGAGGTCGGCCAGGCACCCGGCGACCGCTCGCGTTTTCCATTCGGTGGTACACTCCCCCCACCCCACTACGCCCGCGTCGGTCTCCACCTTCGTGAAGATCCAATTGCGCATGCCGGCCCCGACGATGACCGGGGACACGGCCGTGATCTTCATGGAGAAGAGGTGGCCGTAAACGCCGCCGTGTCGCCCAGCTCCGCGTTTCGATCGAGGATGGATTGGAGGAACTGCCTTGTGCGCTCGTTTCTCGGGGCGGAGAAGATCTGCTGGGGTGTGCCTTCCTCCATGATGATGCCATCGGCCATGAAGATAACCCGGTCGGCGACGTCCCGCGCGAACCCCATCTCGTGGGTGACGACGAGCATCGTCATACCTTCGGCCGCCAGTTGGCGCATCACCCGCAGCACCTCACCGATCAGCTCCGGATCGAGCGCCGACGTGACCTCGTCGAAGAGCATCGCCTTCGGCTGCATGGCCAGCGCCCGGGCGATGGCCACCCGCTGCTGCTGGCCGCCGCTCAACTCGTGCGGGTAGGCATCGACTTTGTCGGAGAGGCCGACTTTCGCCATGAGCGCCAGCGCGCGCCGCCGCACGTCGTCCCTGGGCTCCCCGCGAACGTGGACGGGG
This sequence is a window from bacterium. Protein-coding genes within it:
- a CDS encoding amino acid ABC transporter ATP-binding protein, with translation MIRLEGICKSFGRLRVLRDVSLEIQKGEVVCLIGPSGAGKSTLLRCINHLEPLDSGTIYIEGIPVYRFTHGGKQVVDPDHKIEALRSEVGMVFQSFNLFPHFTALENVMVAPVHVRGEPRDDVRRRALALMAKVGLSDKVDAYPHELSGGQQQRVAIARALAMQPKAMLFDEVTSALDPELIGEVLRVMRQLAAEGMTMLVVTHEMGFARDVADRVIFMADGIIMEEGTPQQIFSAPRNERTRQFLQSILDRNAELGDTAAFTATSSP